One stretch of Elusimicrobiota bacterium DNA includes these proteins:
- a CDS encoding 7-carboxy-7-deazaguanine synthase QueE yields MTQTLKLSDESRARVVEIFSSLQGEGPRLGERQVFVRLGGCNLACDYCDEPDTIPIPSGLVRSAEYVKNEIERLAHARSHRAISWTGGEPLLHPQFLMPLMRWARKRGLENHLETNGTLPVPMSALAPLCDLVAMDIKLPSSTGRETWSAHRDFIRVLPPRAFVKVVLSDRATEDEWRTVVDLVRRAPHPLPLYLQPATPVGKARTITAARALRFEALARRSVKEVFLRPQWHHLWDLP; encoded by the coding sequence GTGACCCAGACCTTGAAGCTGTCCGACGAGTCCCGCGCCCGCGTCGTCGAGATCTTCTCCTCCCTGCAGGGCGAGGGCCCGCGCCTGGGCGAGCGCCAGGTCTTCGTGCGCCTGGGCGGCTGCAACCTCGCCTGCGACTACTGCGACGAGCCCGACACCATCCCGATTCCATCGGGACTCGTACGGTCCGCTGAATACGTCAAGAACGAGATCGAGCGCCTCGCTCACGCGAGGTCCCACCGCGCGATCTCCTGGACGGGCGGCGAGCCCCTGCTCCATCCGCAGTTCCTGATGCCGCTGATGCGCTGGGCGCGCAAGAGGGGCCTGGAGAACCATCTCGAGACGAACGGGACCTTGCCGGTCCCCATGTCCGCGCTCGCGCCGCTGTGCGACCTCGTCGCCATGGACATCAAGCTGCCCTCCTCGACGGGGCGCGAGACCTGGAGCGCGCACCGGGACTTCATCCGCGTCCTGCCGCCCCGCGCGTTCGTGAAGGTCGTCCTGAGCGACCGCGCGACCGAGGACGAGTGGAGGACGGTCGTGGACCTCGTGCGCCGCGCCCCGCATCCGCTGCCCCTGTACCTGCAGCCCGCGACGCCGGTCGGCAAGGCGAGGACTATCACCGCCGCCCGGGCCCTGCGCTTCGAGGCCCTCGCGCGCCGCTCGGTCAAGGAGGTGTTCCTGCGCCCGCAGTGGCACCACCTGTGGGACCTGCCCTAG
- a CDS encoding response regulator, giving the protein MSGLGKILLVEDDPGDVEMTVEVLKRVAEIANEIVVARDGSEALDYLKKEGAYAGRANGNPIVVLLDIKLPKLDGIEVLREMKRVESLRPVPVVMLTSSREPADLNECYKLSVNAYVVKPVKFEDFFEAVKTVGVFWAMLNERPA; this is encoded by the coding sequence GTGAGCGGCCTCGGGAAGATACTCCTCGTCGAGGACGACCCGGGCGACGTCGAGATGACCGTCGAGGTGCTCAAGCGGGTGGCCGAGATCGCCAACGAGATCGTCGTGGCGCGGGACGGCTCCGAGGCCCTCGACTACCTCAAGAAGGAGGGCGCCTACGCCGGCCGCGCGAACGGCAACCCCATCGTCGTCCTGCTCGATATCAAGCTGCCCAAGCTCGACGGGATCGAGGTGCTCCGGGAGATGAAGCGCGTCGAGAGCCTGAGGCCGGTGCCCGTCGTGATGCTGACCTCATCGCGGGAGCCCGCCGACCTGAACGAATGCTACAAGCTCAGCGTCAACGCCTACGTGGTCAAGCCGGTCAAGTTCGAGGATTTCTTCGAGGCGGTGAAGACCGTCGGCGTGTTCTGGGCCATGCTCAACGAACGGCCCGCCTAG
- a CDS encoding FAD-dependent oxidoreductase, which yields MNVDVLILGGGLAGLSSAYHLGERGVRSRLVVEAKDRVGGTAGSVTTGAFTFDYTGHLLHLHDKYGQALILDLLKDNVAVHERKAWIYSQGTFTRYPFQANTKGLPAETVADCVAGFLETVHRPRPLDQDPDFLSWCRATFGDGITRRFMQPYNRKLWRLPLSKLTTEWQGRFVPKPTASEVIYGALTDNNALFGYNATFRYPVRGGIQSLPDAFADRLEPGVVRVDSPVVAVDLREKVAQVRGLGEVRYERLVNTLPLNVFLDLAAPLPADVKAARRDLRWNTVWNLNVGIDRPAPADKHWIYYPEKRFPFYRVGFSSNFSPHLAPEGHAALYLEATRPGGARVDRDKLEADMIKGLREAGLLRRSDEISAKIWMPVPVGYVVYDRARTPAVNTIFRHLASLGVESIGRYGGWKYSFMEETILDGKRCAERLAGGGPAPEPSSAESPLRALK from the coding sequence ATGAACGTCGACGTCCTCATACTCGGCGGCGGGCTGGCGGGTCTCTCGTCCGCGTACCACCTCGGCGAACGGGGGGTCCGCTCGCGCCTCGTCGTCGAGGCGAAGGACCGCGTCGGCGGCACGGCCGGCTCGGTGACGACGGGCGCCTTCACGTTCGACTACACCGGCCACCTGCTGCACCTTCACGATAAGTACGGCCAGGCGCTGATCCTCGACCTGCTCAAGGACAACGTCGCCGTCCACGAGCGCAAGGCCTGGATCTACTCGCAGGGGACGTTCACCCGCTATCCTTTTCAGGCGAACACGAAGGGGCTTCCCGCCGAGACCGTCGCGGACTGCGTCGCGGGCTTCCTCGAGACCGTGCACCGGCCGAGACCCTTGGATCAAGACCCTGATTTCTTGTCCTGGTGCCGGGCGACGTTCGGCGACGGCATCACGCGCCGCTTCATGCAGCCGTACAACCGGAAGCTGTGGCGGCTGCCGCTGTCGAAGCTGACCACCGAGTGGCAGGGCCGGTTCGTGCCCAAGCCGACGGCCTCCGAGGTGATCTACGGCGCCCTCACCGACAACAACGCGCTGTTCGGCTACAACGCGACCTTCCGCTACCCGGTGCGCGGCGGCATCCAGTCCCTGCCCGACGCGTTCGCCGACCGCCTCGAGCCCGGCGTCGTGCGCGTGGACAGCCCCGTCGTAGCCGTGGACCTGCGCGAGAAGGTTGCTCAGGTGCGCGGCCTGGGCGAAGTGCGCTACGAGCGCCTGGTGAACACCTTGCCGCTGAACGTGTTCCTCGATCTGGCGGCGCCGCTGCCCGCGGACGTGAAGGCCGCGCGCCGGGACCTGCGCTGGAACACCGTCTGGAACCTCAACGTGGGGATCGACCGCCCCGCGCCGGCCGACAAGCATTGGATCTATTACCCGGAAAAGCGTTTTCCGTTCTATCGCGTCGGCTTCTCGAGCAACTTCTCCCCGCACCTCGCCCCGGAGGGGCACGCCGCGCTCTACCTCGAGGCGACGCGCCCCGGCGGCGCGCGCGTCGACCGCGACAAGCTCGAGGCGGACATGATCAAGGGCCTGCGCGAGGCGGGCCTGCTGCGCCGCAGCGACGAGATCTCGGCCAAGATCTGGATGCCGGTGCCGGTCGGCTACGTCGTCTACGACCGGGCCCGCACGCCCGCGGTGAATACGATCTTCCGTCACCTCGCCTCGCTCGGCGTCGAGTCCATCGGCCGCTACGGCGGCTGGAAATACTCGTTCATGGAGGAGACCATCCTCGACGGCAAGCGCTGCGCGGAGCGCCTCGCCGGGGGCGGGCCGGCGCCGGAGCCGTCCTCCGCCGAGTCTCCCCTGAGGGCGCTCAAATGA
- a CDS encoding PAS domain S-box protein, which yields MGMTLEDLKRETAIPVILADERGSVVFVNAAFEAAFGWRRDEIDGKPLTVIIPKALRDAHHLGFSRFLTTGQPTLLGRPLRLMTVDKAGREFECEHVIVAEKVEGRWMFGATLRAEVPR from the coding sequence ATGGGCATGACGCTGGAAGACCTGAAGCGGGAGACGGCCATCCCCGTGATCCTCGCCGACGAGCGCGGGAGCGTCGTTTTCGTGAACGCGGCCTTCGAGGCCGCCTTCGGCTGGCGCCGGGACGAGATCGACGGCAAGCCGCTGACCGTCATCATACCGAAGGCCCTGCGCGACGCCCATCACCTGGGGTTCTCGCGCTTCCTCACCACCGGCCAGCCCACCCTCCTCGGCCGCCCGCTGCGCCTGATGACCGTGGACAAGGCGGGACGCGAGTTCGAGTGCGAGCACGTGATCGTCGCCGAAAAGGTCGAGGGGCGCTGGATGTTCGGCGCGACGCTTCGCGCCGAGGTCCCCCGATGA
- a CDS encoding aminotransferase class I/II-fold pyridoxal phosphate-dependent enzyme, whose protein sequence is MAKNAEGYKKTTRIVHGAAKTPRWDYAHHVVPPLTASTTFRLESVKRAARGFNDFGSFHKESEAPIYIYDRLEEPTRGLLESQIASMEGADACLTFASGMAAVSAALGCLLQSGDEVVAHTLLYGCTHSLFTNWYPKLGVKVRRVDFTDAKAVARAVNSRTRALYFESPVNPTLDLVDLRAVSDAAAKANKGRKRRIFTVIDNTFATPFGQRPIEHGIDVTLHSLTKNIGGFGTEVGGAVCCSKEVFPLLASYRKDFGGILSPKAAWAILVYGVPTIPLRIKRQQYSALHVARYLQNHPLVASVRYPGLDSFPQHALALRQMRDFDGGFAPGNMIYFKLDERKIDAVKFVDHVAQNAYCVTLAVSLGHTKTLIEMPSGMTHSAYAGHGPMKENRGVRLSIGLESPVDIIKDLDASLRAVARRRP, encoded by the coding sequence ATGGCCAAGAACGCCGAAGGCTACAAGAAGACGACCCGCATCGTGCACGGCGCGGCCAAGACCCCGCGCTGGGACTACGCCCACCACGTCGTGCCGCCGCTCACCGCGTCGACGACCTTCCGCCTGGAGTCCGTCAAGCGCGCCGCGCGCGGCTTCAACGATTTCGGCTCGTTCCACAAGGAGTCGGAGGCGCCGATCTACATCTACGACCGGCTCGAGGAGCCGACGCGCGGCCTCCTGGAGAGCCAGATCGCCTCCATGGAGGGCGCCGACGCCTGTCTGACCTTCGCCTCCGGCATGGCCGCCGTCTCGGCGGCGCTGGGCTGCCTGCTCCAGTCCGGCGACGAGGTCGTCGCGCACACCTTGCTGTACGGCTGCACGCATTCTCTCTTCACCAACTGGTACCCGAAGCTCGGCGTCAAGGTCCGCCGCGTCGACTTCACCGACGCCAAGGCCGTGGCCAGGGCCGTGAACTCCCGCACGCGCGCGCTGTACTTCGAGTCGCCGGTCAACCCGACCCTGGACCTGGTGGACCTGCGCGCCGTCTCCGACGCCGCCGCGAAGGCCAACAAGGGCCGCAAGCGGCGGATCTTCACGGTCATCGACAACACCTTCGCCACGCCCTTCGGGCAGCGCCCGATCGAGCACGGCATCGACGTCACGCTCCACTCGCTGACCAAGAACATCGGCGGCTTCGGCACCGAGGTCGGCGGCGCGGTGTGCTGCTCCAAGGAGGTGTTCCCGCTGCTGGCGAGCTACCGCAAGGACTTCGGCGGCATCCTCTCGCCGAAGGCCGCGTGGGCCATCCTCGTCTACGGCGTGCCCACCATCCCCCTGCGCATCAAGCGCCAGCAGTACAGCGCCCTGCACGTCGCCCGCTATCTCCAGAACCATCCCCTGGTCGCCAGCGTCCGCTACCCGGGCCTCGACTCCTTCCCGCAGCACGCGCTGGCTCTCCGGCAGATGCGCGACTTCGACGGGGGCTTCGCGCCGGGCAACATGATCTACTTCAAGCTCGACGAGAGGAAGATCGACGCGGTCAAGTTCGTCGATCACGTCGCGCAGAACGCCTACTGCGTGACCTTGGCCGTCAGCCTGGGCCACACCAAGACCTTGATCGAGATGCCCTCGGGGATGACGCACTCCGCCTACGCCGGCCACGGCCCCATGAAGGAGAACCGCGGCGTGCGCCTCTCGATCGGCCTCGAGAGCCCCGTCGACATCATCAAGGACCTCGACGCCAGCCTGCGCGCCGTCGCCCGCCGGCGGCCCTAG
- a CDS encoding CoA transferase subunit A: protein MPKIRTPVCSDCGWLETRTSADGRPARFCVKHGVARAGAELSARACSDFRPLETTGVLPAQPPLPPPSRPLAPPPLFQPPDPDGFRAFLRDEKDFSLRSKLMTEREAVKRFIHSGDYVGFELYGTVRCPLSVVREIVRRRVGGLRLMGQGLMDADFLIAAGLVAEMDITYVGYEAYGLSPILRRAVESGALKLAEWSNAAITWRMKAAAMGLPFLPARTMLGTDTLARSPAKTMQDPFTGMELTLLPALVLDAAVIHVHRADKFGNCQIDGISGFAVEMSRACRRLIVSAEEIVDTEAFREKPERTVIPYFLVDAVVPAPFGAHPGETCGVYRRDEPHIKEYLEATRSEEATRRYLDEFVHGVKDHAAYLERVGASRLRALKVRKNER, encoded by the coding sequence ATGCCGAAGATCCGCACCCCCGTTTGCTCGGACTGCGGATGGCTGGAGACGCGGACCAGCGCCGACGGCCGCCCCGCGCGCTTCTGCGTCAAGCACGGCGTCGCGCGCGCGGGCGCGGAGCTGAGCGCCCGGGCGTGCAGCGATTTCCGCCCGCTGGAGACGACGGGCGTTCTTCCCGCGCAGCCGCCCCTGCCCCCTCCGTCCCGCCCGCTCGCGCCGCCGCCGCTGTTCCAGCCGCCGGACCCGGACGGCTTCCGCGCCTTCCTGCGCGACGAGAAGGATTTCTCGCTGCGCTCGAAGCTCATGACCGAGCGCGAGGCCGTCAAGCGCTTCATCCATAGCGGCGACTACGTCGGCTTCGAGCTGTACGGCACGGTCCGCTGCCCGCTGTCGGTCGTGCGCGAGATCGTGCGCCGGCGCGTCGGCGGCCTGAGATTGATGGGCCAGGGGCTGATGGACGCGGACTTCCTGATCGCCGCCGGGCTCGTGGCCGAGATGGACATCACCTACGTCGGCTACGAGGCCTACGGCCTCTCCCCGATCCTGCGCCGGGCCGTCGAGAGCGGGGCGCTCAAGCTCGCGGAGTGGTCCAACGCCGCGATCACCTGGCGCATGAAGGCGGCGGCGATGGGCCTGCCGTTCCTGCCCGCGCGGACGATGCTCGGCACCGACACGCTCGCGCGCAGCCCGGCCAAGACGATGCAGGACCCCTTCACCGGCATGGAGCTGACCTTGCTGCCCGCGCTCGTCCTCGACGCCGCCGTCATCCACGTCCACCGCGCCGACAAGTTCGGCAACTGCCAGATCGACGGCATCTCCGGCTTCGCCGTCGAGATGTCGCGCGCCTGCAGGCGCCTCATCGTGAGCGCCGAGGAGATCGTCGACACCGAGGCGTTCCGCGAGAAGCCCGAGCGCACCGTCATCCCCTACTTCCTGGTCGACGCCGTCGTGCCGGCGCCCTTCGGCGCGCACCCGGGCGAGACCTGCGGCGTCTACCGCCGCGACGAGCCGCACATCAAGGAATACCTCGAGGCGACGCGGTCCGAGGAGGCGACGAGGCGCTATCTCGATGAGTTCGTCCACGGCGTGAAGGACCACGCCGCCTATCTCGAGCGCGTGGGCGCCTCCCGCCTGCGCGCGCTGAAGGTGAGGAAGAATGAGCGCTGA
- the queC gene encoding 7-cyano-7-deazaguanine synthase QueC produces MKKKGIAVVLLSGGLDSTTSLYWAKSEYSSVVALSIRYGQRHVKELNAARAVARAAKVQLHEVVISLPWLQGSSLTNSSLRIPDMPLKKIGTGGIPSTYVPGRNTIFLSLAVSLADAVGAEAIVIGANALDYSGYPDCRPPFISAFGRVAVEGTKRGSEGKPLKILAPLLRLDKKGVVKLAARVGAPLRLTWSCYAGTRTQCGRCDSCKLRAKGFREAGIPDPAA; encoded by the coding sequence ATGAAGAAGAAGGGTATCGCCGTCGTCTTGCTTTCTGGAGGCCTCGACTCCACGACGTCGTTGTACTGGGCCAAGAGCGAGTACTCTTCCGTTGTTGCTTTATCCATCCGTTACGGCCAGCGTCACGTCAAGGAATTAAACGCGGCCCGCGCCGTTGCGCGGGCCGCGAAGGTACAGCTCCACGAGGTCGTTATCTCGTTGCCGTGGCTCCAAGGCTCGTCCTTGACGAATTCGTCCCTTCGAATCCCCGACATGCCGTTGAAAAAGATAGGCACCGGCGGAATCCCCTCGACGTACGTCCCCGGCCGCAACACCATCTTCTTGTCGTTAGCGGTGTCGTTAGCCGATGCCGTCGGGGCGGAAGCGATCGTCATCGGCGCGAACGCTTTGGATTATTCGGGATACCCCGACTGCCGTCCCCCGTTCATCAGCGCCTTCGGCCGTGTCGCCGTCGAGGGAACGAAGCGCGGCTCCGAGGGCAAGCCGCTGAAGATCCTCGCCCCGCTCCTGCGCTTGGACAAAAAGGGCGTCGTGAAGCTGGCCGCCCGCGTCGGCGCCCCGCTCCGTTTGACGTGGTCGTGCTACGCCGGGACCCGGACGCAGTGCGGCCGCTGCGACTCCTGCAAGCTCCGCGCCAAGGGCTTCCGCGAGGCCGGTATTCCGGACCCCGCCGCGTGA
- a CDS encoding 3-oxoacid CoA-transferase, translating to MSAEKAGPAERLACTAARMMKGSTTVFIGTGVPMLAAALARALYSPALIPVFEFGGVGSTLEKLPLAVGEHNSFRRGVAAMGICDVMEAAQRGVVRDGFLGGAQIDPYGNLNTTVIGPYDDPTVRLPGSGGANDVGSLCWRTIIIMKHERKRFVPKVDFLTTPGYLDGPGARERAGLPPGTGPYRVVTDLAVFDFEPSSKRMRLIALNPGVTAARVAAETGFPFPVAAKVARNADPTALELDTLRRRIDPEKVFL from the coding sequence ATGAGCGCTGAGAAGGCCGGTCCCGCCGAGCGCCTGGCCTGCACCGCGGCCCGCATGATGAAGGGAAGCACGACCGTCTTCATCGGCACCGGCGTGCCGATGCTGGCCGCGGCGCTCGCCCGCGCCCTGTACTCGCCCGCGCTGATCCCCGTCTTCGAGTTCGGCGGCGTCGGCTCCACGCTCGAGAAGCTGCCGCTGGCCGTCGGCGAGCACAACTCCTTCCGCCGCGGCGTCGCGGCGATGGGCATCTGCGACGTCATGGAGGCCGCGCAGCGCGGCGTCGTGCGCGACGGCTTCCTCGGCGGGGCGCAGATCGACCCGTACGGCAACCTGAACACGACCGTCATCGGCCCCTACGACGACCCGACGGTGCGCCTGCCCGGGTCGGGCGGGGCCAACGACGTCGGCTCGCTGTGCTGGCGCACGATCATCATCATGAAGCACGAGCGCAAGCGCTTCGTGCCGAAGGTCGACTTCCTGACGACGCCGGGCTACCTCGACGGCCCCGGCGCCCGCGAGCGCGCGGGCCTGCCCCCGGGGACCGGGCCCTACCGCGTGGTGACCGACCTCGCCGTCTTCGACTTCGAGCCGTCGTCGAAGCGCATGCGGCTGATCGCGCTGAACCCCGGGGTGACGGCCGCGCGGGTCGCCGCCGAGACCGGCTTCCCCTTCCCCGTCGCCGCGAAGGTCGCGCGCAACGCCGACCCGACCGCCCTCGAGCTCGACACTTTGCGCCGCAGGATCGACCCCGAGAAGGTCTTTCTCTGA
- a CDS encoding PAS domain S-box protein: MSGSDELVDELRRSLGRMEIALGLMPDAVVWADRTGRVRWCNTALDHILGRPHIEILGADLVRLLPLDDGEHPVSRAGRGERRGEGRYSYRSRVLEIQWESARSGEEDVHVFLLRDLTENHRHLEELERLKRAEARFRMAVEAAPNAMIMVDRAGKIVLVNSQVERMFGYAREELLDRKIDMLVPERFRAAHPGQRGGFHAAPRVRAMGAGRDLHALRKDGSEVPVEIGLNPIESSEGLVLASIIDITQRKRIEEQAKEAARLDAAQKELEAFSYSVAHDLRAPLRHIDGFIQMLAKNAAGKLDDRGRDLMEKIGRAAKKMGALIDELLAFSKTARLDLRPETVSLRALVDEVIADLKEGLGERAVEWRVAGLPDAVCDAGMMRLVFANLIGNALKFSRDRSPAIIEIGPVEAASNELVIRVRDNGVGFDMRFADKLFGVFQRLHRMEEFEGTGIGLANVRRIVAKHGGRTWAEGEVGKGASFYFSLPAPKKEAAP, translated from the coding sequence ATGAGCGGCTCCGACGAGCTCGTCGACGAGCTGCGCCGCAGCCTGGGGCGCATGGAGATCGCCCTCGGGCTGATGCCGGACGCGGTCGTGTGGGCCGATCGAACGGGCCGCGTGCGCTGGTGCAACACCGCGCTCGACCACATCCTCGGGCGCCCGCACATCGAGATCCTGGGCGCCGACCTCGTCCGGCTGCTCCCGCTGGACGACGGCGAGCATCCGGTGTCGCGCGCGGGCCGCGGCGAGCGCCGCGGAGAAGGCCGCTATTCCTACCGGTCGCGGGTCCTCGAGATCCAGTGGGAGTCGGCGCGCTCGGGGGAGGAGGACGTCCACGTCTTCCTGCTCCGCGACCTGACCGAGAACCACCGGCATCTCGAGGAGCTCGAGCGGCTGAAAAGAGCCGAGGCGCGCTTCCGCATGGCCGTCGAGGCCGCCCCCAACGCGATGATCATGGTGGACCGCGCCGGGAAGATCGTCCTGGTCAACTCCCAGGTCGAGAGGATGTTCGGCTATGCGCGCGAGGAGCTGCTCGACCGGAAGATCGATATGCTCGTCCCCGAGCGGTTCCGCGCGGCCCATCCCGGCCAGCGCGGCGGCTTCCACGCGGCCCCCCGCGTCCGCGCGATGGGCGCGGGCCGGGACCTGCACGCCCTGCGCAAGGACGGCTCGGAGGTCCCGGTCGAGATCGGGCTCAATCCGATCGAGTCGTCGGAGGGCCTCGTCCTGGCTTCGATCATCGACATCACCCAGCGCAAGCGGATCGAGGAGCAGGCCAAGGAGGCCGCCCGCCTCGACGCCGCGCAGAAGGAGCTCGAGGCGTTCTCCTACTCCGTGGCCCACGACCTGCGGGCCCCGCTGCGCCACATCGACGGCTTCATCCAGATGCTCGCCAAGAACGCCGCCGGCAAGCTCGACGACCGCGGCCGCGACCTGATGGAGAAGATCGGCCGCGCGGCCAAGAAGATGGGCGCCCTCATCGACGAGCTGCTCGCGTTCTCGAAGACGGCGCGGCTCGACCTGCGCCCGGAGACCGTCTCGCTGCGCGCGCTCGTCGACGAGGTCATCGCGGACCTCAAGGAAGGACTCGGGGAGCGCGCGGTGGAATGGCGGGTCGCCGGGCTGCCCGACGCGGTGTGCGACGCGGGGATGATGAGGCTCGTCTTCGCGAACCTAATCGGCAACGCGCTCAAGTTCAGCCGCGACCGCTCTCCGGCGATCATCGAGATCGGCCCCGTCGAGGCCGCGTCGAACGAGCTGGTGATCCGCGTCCGCGACAACGGAGTGGGCTTCGACATGCGCTTCGCCGACAAGCTCTTCGGCGTGTTCCAGCGCCTCCACCGCATGGAGGAGTTCGAGGGGACCGGCATCGGCCTGGCGAACGTCCGCCGCATCGTCGCCAAGCACGGCGGCCGGACCTGGGCCGAGGGAGAGGTGGGCAAGGGCGCCTCGTTCTACTTCTCCCTGCCGGCGCCGAAAAAGGAGGCGGCGCCGTGA
- a CDS encoding 3'-5' exonuclease, protein MIKLDRAICIFDLEATGTNVLEDRIVDICILRREPDGSESLFSSLVNPGVAIPPEASAIHHITDDMVKDQPRLSDLAPRILEMFKDADLSGFNAAKYDIPLLTAEFKRFGAEWPEAGKRVVDSFTIFQRKERRDLTAAYKFYCGKDLSGAHRAEADVRATAEILWAQVERYADLPKDVAGIEAWCNQIDPSRVDVEGKFVWKNGEAAFGFGNKHKGKTIREVVRADRGYFAWMIEKGNFSADVVRICKEALEGKFPEKKV, encoded by the coding sequence ATGATCAAGCTCGACCGCGCCATCTGCATCTTCGACCTGGAGGCCACCGGCACCAACGTCCTCGAGGACCGCATCGTCGACATCTGCATCTTGAGGCGCGAGCCCGACGGCTCCGAATCCCTGTTCTCCTCGCTCGTCAACCCCGGCGTCGCGATCCCCCCGGAGGCCTCGGCGATCCATCACATCACCGACGACATGGTCAAAGACCAGCCCCGGCTCTCCGACCTCGCGCCGAGGATACTCGAGATGTTCAAGGACGCCGACCTCTCCGGCTTCAACGCCGCGAAGTACGACATCCCCCTGCTGACCGCCGAGTTCAAGCGCTTCGGCGCCGAGTGGCCCGAGGCGGGAAAAAGAGTGGTCGATTCGTTCACGATCTTCCAGCGCAAGGAGCGCCGTGACCTGACCGCCGCCTACAAGTTCTACTGCGGCAAGGACCTCTCCGGCGCCCACCGCGCCGAGGCCGACGTGCGCGCGACCGCCGAGATCCTGTGGGCCCAGGTCGAGCGCTACGCCGACCTCCCCAAGGACGTGGCGGGGATCGAGGCCTGGTGCAATCAGATCGATCCGAGCAGAGTCGACGTCGAAGGGAAATTCGTGTGGAAGAACGGCGAGGCCGCTTTTGGATTCGGGAACAAGCACAAGGGTAAGACCATTCGGGAAGTCGTCCGAGCGGATCGAGGCTATTTCGCGTGGATGATCGAGAAGGGAAACTTCAGCGCCGATGTGGTGCGGATCTGTAAAGAAGCGTTGGAAGGAAAATTCCCGGAGAAGAAGGTGTAA
- a CDS encoding CADD family putative folate metabolism protein, which yields MNTLWSDIEAVIEQKSLLKHPFYQAWTAGTLTREDLAHYSRQYYQQEARFPRYVSAVHSNTPDLKTRQMLLENLTHEEAGAENHPELWLRFAQAVGADRASVLGAEAHAGTAKCVAAFDRLSRGSWQAGLAALYAYEAQQPAVAKTKIEGLKSKYGLDSKDALGFFSVHETMDAWHSASEKQVLVEQLENDPALGAELKAAVSDACDALNALLDGVCEARGIMACAAA from the coding sequence ATGAACACTCTTTGGTCCGACATCGAAGCCGTCATCGAGCAGAAGTCCCTCCTCAAGCACCCCTTCTACCAGGCCTGGACCGCCGGCACGCTGACGCGGGAAGACCTCGCGCACTACTCCCGGCAGTACTACCAGCAGGAAGCCCGCTTCCCGCGCTACGTCAGCGCCGTGCACTCGAACACCCCCGACTTGAAGACGCGCCAGATGCTCCTCGAGAACCTGACGCACGAGGAAGCCGGCGCGGAGAACCATCCCGAGCTGTGGCTGCGCTTCGCGCAGGCCGTCGGCGCCGATCGCGCCTCGGTCCTCGGCGCCGAGGCCCACGCCGGCACGGCGAAGTGCGTGGCGGCCTTCGACCGCCTGTCCCGCGGATCGTGGCAGGCCGGCCTGGCCGCCCTGTACGCCTACGAGGCGCAGCAGCCCGCCGTCGCGAAGACGAAGATCGAGGGCCTGAAGTCGAAGTACGGACTGGACTCGAAGGACGCCCTGGGCTTCTTCTCGGTCCACGAGACCATGGACGCGTGGCACTCCGCGTCGGAGAAGCAGGTCCTCGTCGAGCAGCTGGAGAACGATCCCGCGCTCGGCGCCGAGCTCAAGGCCGCCGTGTCGGACGCCTGCGACGCGCTCAACGCCCTGCTCGACGGCGTCTGCGAGGCGCGCGGCATCATGGCCTGCGCGGCCGCCTGA
- a CDS encoding YwiC-like family protein, with amino-acid sequence MMPKEHGAWAILIAPIAVGLIGAPSVSPAAAALFVLGSLAVFLSRTPLQALLAKPGDRRAWGWLAFYAALAAGAFVPLIVVLGCWKLLYFAVPSGLLLAENLLANRSGQRFSAFNEAAGVFGLCLGAPAAYYATSFTLDARAWALWLLCSAYYLGPIFYVKMAALQHRAAGDPAAAPAIAAMRRRSTIYHGLTLAGVAAWAASGGVPAVAAVPFAAALAKTVLRGRRPPARVDFKALGYSEVGYSVVFVIVMGFAFAR; translated from the coding sequence ATGATGCCGAAAGAGCACGGAGCCTGGGCCATCCTGATCGCGCCGATCGCGGTCGGGCTGATCGGCGCCCCCTCGGTGTCCCCGGCCGCCGCCGCGCTGTTCGTCTTGGGCTCGCTCGCGGTGTTCCTGTCGCGCACCCCGCTGCAGGCCCTGCTGGCCAAGCCCGGCGACCGCCGGGCCTGGGGCTGGCTGGCGTTTTACGCCGCCCTGGCCGCGGGAGCCTTCGTTCCGCTGATCGTCGTGCTGGGCTGCTGGAAGCTCCTGTATTTCGCCGTGCCCTCGGGGCTCCTCCTGGCCGAGAACCTGCTCGCCAACAGGTCGGGGCAGCGCTTCAGCGCCTTCAACGAGGCCGCCGGCGTCTTCGGCCTGTGCCTGGGCGCGCCCGCCGCCTACTACGCGACCTCCTTCACTTTGGACGCCCGGGCCTGGGCGCTGTGGCTGCTGTGCTCGGCCTACTACCTCGGCCCCATCTTCTACGTCAAGATGGCCGCCCTTCAGCACCGCGCCGCCGGCGACCCCGCGGCCGCGCCCGCGATCGCCGCGATGCGCCGGCGCTCGACGATCTACCACGGGCTGACCTTGGCCGGCGTCGCCGCCTGGGCGGCCTCCGGCGGCGTTCCCGCCGTCGCCGCCGTCCCCTTCGCCGCCGCGCTCGCCAAGACCGTCCTGCGCGGCCGGCGCCCGCCCGCGCGCGTCGACTTCAAGGCGCTCGGCTACTCCGAGGTCGGCTACTCCGTCGTGTTCGTGATCGTGATGGGCTTCGCCTTCGCGAGGTAG